From the Paludisphaera mucosa genome, one window contains:
- a CDS encoding MFS transporter, producing MGMEAQAVGEEAKPIRRAVNPEEVRTEVPLDDLRVQMRRELILVLMLASVQFTSIVDFMIVMPLGPQLMRVLGLTPDQFGRIVSSYTVAAGIAGFVASFVMDRFGRKTAFLTLYAGFLLGTLLCGLAWNYPTLLAARLATGVFGGILGGLALAIVGDAVPESRRGRATGVLMSAFAIASVVGIPVGLKLGTAFGWQIPFLVLAGLGLPTLFVALKVLPPLRAHIRRGESTSVWRKAVEMFAHANHIRAFALTVAIMFGGFTVIPYISAYLVRNCGFREGDLSWVFVSGGLLTLIGAPLIGRAADRFGKLRVFRIVASVTIVLLIAITNLGVVPIWVASAVFGCLMLGNAGRMVPAMAMVTASVEPSQRGGFMSANSAVQHLAAGMAAYVGGLILREAPDGSLLQFDRVGYFAAAFTVVSLWLAGRLRSASPSSSAAEVQSASSL from the coding sequence ATGGGGATGGAAGCGCAGGCCGTTGGGGAGGAAGCGAAGCCCATTCGCCGGGCCGTGAACCCGGAGGAGGTCCGAACGGAGGTCCCGCTCGACGACCTCCGGGTCCAGATGCGCCGGGAGCTGATCCTGGTGCTCATGCTGGCCTCGGTGCAGTTCACGAGCATCGTCGATTTCATGATCGTGATGCCCCTGGGGCCGCAGCTCATGCGCGTGCTGGGGCTCACTCCCGACCAGTTTGGACGGATCGTGTCGTCCTACACGGTCGCCGCGGGGATCGCCGGCTTCGTCGCGTCGTTCGTGATGGACCGATTCGGCCGGAAGACCGCGTTCCTGACGCTCTACGCGGGGTTCCTGCTGGGCACTTTGCTCTGCGGACTGGCGTGGAATTATCCCACGCTCCTCGCCGCGCGGCTGGCCACGGGTGTCTTCGGCGGCATCCTGGGGGGCCTGGCGTTGGCCATCGTCGGCGACGCCGTCCCGGAAAGCCGCAGAGGGCGGGCGACGGGGGTCTTGATGTCGGCCTTCGCCATCGCCTCGGTCGTGGGGATCCCGGTCGGGCTGAAATTGGGAACCGCGTTCGGCTGGCAGATCCCGTTTTTGGTCCTCGCGGGCCTCGGGCTTCCTACGCTTTTCGTCGCCCTGAAGGTATTGCCGCCGCTCCGGGCCCACATCCGCCGCGGCGAGTCGACGTCGGTCTGGCGCAAGGCCGTAGAGATGTTCGCCCACGCGAACCACATCCGGGCCTTCGCGCTCACCGTGGCGATCATGTTCGGCGGCTTCACGGTCATCCCGTACATCAGCGCCTACCTGGTGCGGAACTGCGGCTTCCGCGAGGGAGACCTCTCCTGGGTGTTCGTCAGCGGCGGGCTGCTGACCCTGATCGGAGCCCCGTTGATAGGCCGGGCGGCGGACAGGTTCGGCAAGCTGCGCGTCTTCCGGATCGTGGCCTCCGTCACGATCGTCCTGCTGATCGCCATCACGAACCTCGGGGTCGTGCCGATCTGGGTCGCTTCGGCCGTCTTCGGCTGCTTGATGCTGGGGAACGCCGGACGAATGGTCCCCGCGATGGCCATGGTGACGGCGAGTGTCGAGCCCTCGCAACGCGGCGGCTTCATGAGCGCCAACTCGGCCGTACAACACCTCGCCGCGGGGATGGCCGCCTACGTCGGAGGCCTGATCTTGCGCGAGGCTCCGGACGGATCCCTGCTGCAATTCGATCGCGTCGGCTACT